A stretch of Imperialibacter roseus DNA encodes these proteins:
- a CDS encoding YheT family hydrolase, whose translation MPLISESSYKRRPAYLFSPHLETVVPSVFRKVEGVAYGREKVELEDGDFLNVDWLTGGNDKLVVLTHGLEGSSHRPYITGMAKYFAANGWDALAWNCRTCGGEMNRLPRLYHHGATEDLSAVVEYGLKSGRYSKVALIGFSMGGSMSLKYLGERGAQVRKEIIGAATFSVPCNLWDSAVQLTMRSNRFYKDRFLDKLKIKMKVKALRHPEVVDATGIDLITTFDEFDDRYTAPLHGFSSRDDFYLKATSDQFYPELKRPSLVANALNDPMLGDKCYPYEMARESDYLYLETPKVGGHVGFTQTGGEIYWAEKRALEFLEGIR comes from the coding sequence ATGCCACTAATTTCCGAAAGTAGTTACAAGCGGCGACCGGCTTATCTTTTCAGCCCACATCTGGAGACTGTTGTGCCCTCTGTTTTCAGAAAGGTTGAAGGGGTAGCCTATGGAAGGGAAAAGGTGGAACTTGAGGACGGAGATTTCTTAAATGTAGACTGGTTGACGGGAGGTAACGACAAATTGGTAGTGTTGACTCACGGGCTCGAAGGCAGTAGTCACAGGCCCTATATTACCGGGATGGCAAAGTACTTCGCAGCCAACGGCTGGGATGCGCTGGCATGGAACTGCCGAACCTGTGGCGGTGAAATGAACAGACTGCCCAGGTTGTATCACCACGGGGCCACCGAGGATCTTTCGGCTGTGGTAGAGTACGGTTTGAAATCGGGCCGATACAGCAAAGTGGCGTTGATAGGATTCAGCATGGGAGGGAGCATGAGCCTGAAGTACCTGGGCGAAAGAGGGGCGCAGGTCAGGAAAGAGATAATAGGTGCTGCCACTTTTTCAGTTCCGTGCAATTTGTGGGACAGTGCTGTGCAACTCACCATGCGAAGCAATAGGTTTTATAAGGATCGTTTTCTCGATAAGCTTAAGATAAAAATGAAGGTGAAAGCATTGAGGCATCCGGAGGTGGTAGATGCCACAGGTATCGACCTCATCACGACCTTCGATGAGTTTGATGATAGATACACCGCACCTCTGCATGGTTTTAGCAGCCGGGATGATTTTTATCTGAAAGCCACTTCTGACCAATTTTACCCTGAGTTGAAAAGGCCTTCCCTGGTGGCCAATGCCCTTAATGACCCGATGCTGGGTGACAAATGCTACCCTTACGAAATGGCAAGAGAGAGCGACTACTTGTATTTAGAAACCCCAAAAGTTGGCGGACATGTTGGGTTTACCCAGACGGGTGGCGAAATTTACTGGGCTGAAAAGAGGGCGTTGGAGTTTTTGGAAGGTATCAGGTAA
- a CDS encoding Gfo/Idh/MocA family protein, with translation MDNKRTRRDFLRNTGTLAAASALPFFSRVPAFGNPLDTKTLRVGLIGCGGRGTGAANQALAADDNVVLVAMADLFDDRLTESHANLTKIHPDKMKVDKSRRYLGFDGADKIINAKDIDVVILTTPPYFRPEHFEKAVNAGKHIFCEKPMAVDAPGARRVMEAVRVAEQKKLNIMSGFCWRYHTPKRATFQKILDGAIGEVTTVYNTYNTGALWLRDTQPGWSKLRKDMRNWLYHTWISGDHLIEQAIHSVDMQSWALGDVLPASVTGTGGRQSRVEPEFGNVYDHFALVYEYDNGARGFHFSRQQKNCSNSYAVESIGTEGTAMVNCIRNRHTITGKETWKYDGEDNDMYQQEHDELFAAIRAGKPVNDGKRMVQSTMLGIMGRMAAYTGQTITYEQAWNSQEKLGPDTVDEDTKWEDAPVAQPGITQFS, from the coding sequence ATGGACAATAAAAGAACAAGAAGGGATTTCCTTCGGAATACCGGAACCCTGGCAGCTGCTTCTGCCCTGCCCTTTTTCAGTAGAGTGCCTGCCTTTGGCAACCCGCTGGATACAAAAACACTGAGAGTTGGCCTTATCGGATGCGGCGGTCGTGGCACTGGTGCTGCCAACCAGGCTTTGGCAGCTGATGACAACGTGGTGCTGGTGGCTATGGCCGACCTGTTTGATGACCGGCTGACCGAGTCGCACGCTAACCTGACTAAAATCCATCCCGATAAAATGAAGGTGGACAAATCAAGAAGGTACCTTGGGTTTGATGGTGCTGATAAGATCATCAATGCCAAAGACATAGATGTGGTCATACTTACAACTCCTCCGTATTTCCGTCCCGAGCATTTCGAGAAGGCTGTCAATGCGGGCAAGCATATTTTCTGCGAAAAGCCCATGGCCGTAGATGCGCCCGGCGCCAGAAGAGTGATGGAGGCAGTAAGGGTAGCCGAGCAAAAGAAACTCAATATTATGTCGGGCTTCTGCTGGAGATACCATACTCCGAAAAGAGCCACCTTCCAGAAAATACTGGACGGTGCGATTGGCGAAGTAACTACGGTTTACAACACATACAATACCGGGGCGCTGTGGCTTCGTGACACCCAACCAGGGTGGTCCAAGCTGCGCAAGGATATGAGAAACTGGTTGTATCACACTTGGATTTCAGGAGATCACCTTATCGAGCAAGCCATCCACAGTGTGGATATGCAGTCGTGGGCATTGGGGGATGTGCTGCCAGCCAGCGTGACTGGCACGGGTGGGCGTCAAAGCAGGGTTGAGCCTGAATTTGGCAATGTTTACGACCACTTTGCCCTTGTTTACGAGTACGATAACGGAGCAAGAGGCTTCCATTTCAGCCGTCAACAGAAGAACTGCAGCAACAGCTACGCCGTGGAATCAATCGGCACGGAAGGTACAGCCATGGTTAACTGTATCCGCAACCGCCATACCATTACCGGTAAGGAAACATGGAAATACGATGGAGAGGACAACGACATGTACCAGCAGGAGCATGACGAACTATTTGCCGCTATCAGAGCAGGTAAGCCTGTCAACGACGGCAAGCGCATGGTGCAGAGCACTATGTTAGGCATCATGGGCAGAATGGCTGCCTACACAGGCCAAACCATCACCTATGAACAAGCCTGGAACTCTCAGGAAAAGCTGGGCCCCGATACTGTGGACGAAGACACCAAGTGGGAAGATGCACCAGTGGCACAGCCCGGCATCACACAGTTTTCATAA
- a CDS encoding ROK family protein: MKEIAIGIDIGGTNTKFGLVDKDGETLFQKSIPTRAEGDVNEFFKDLQESIQGALKNFPDVDIKGVGIGAPNANYYKQTIEHAPNIRWGTIVPFGEIFKKYFKYPMVMTNDANAAAIGEMVYGAAKGMKDFIVITLGTGLGSGIVVNGQLVYGHDGFAGELGHVIVNPNGRYCGCGRKGCLETYVSATGIKRTVFKLLADYTYKSELRAIAFDDLTAEFITQAAMRKDPIAIAAFEYTGRILGIKLADTMVHTSPEAIFLFGGLVKAGDYIFKPTLEHMEKNMFPVFKNKLKLIPSGLMDKNAAVLGAAALVWKEFETP; this comes from the coding sequence ATGAAAGAAATTGCCATCGGTATTGACATTGGCGGTACGAACACCAAGTTTGGTTTAGTGGACAAAGATGGAGAGACCCTTTTTCAAAAATCGATCCCAACAAGAGCCGAAGGTGATGTCAATGAGTTCTTTAAAGACCTTCAGGAAAGCATTCAGGGAGCCCTCAAAAACTTCCCGGATGTAGACATAAAAGGTGTTGGCATTGGCGCTCCCAACGCCAACTATTATAAGCAAACGATAGAACACGCACCTAACATCCGCTGGGGAACTATTGTCCCTTTCGGTGAAATTTTCAAAAAATACTTCAAGTACCCGATGGTGATGACCAACGACGCCAATGCTGCTGCTATTGGCGAAATGGTGTATGGAGCTGCAAAGGGGATGAAGGACTTTATCGTCATTACGTTAGGCACAGGTTTAGGAAGCGGCATCGTTGTTAACGGTCAGCTGGTATATGGCCACGACGGCTTTGCCGGAGAGCTTGGCCACGTAATAGTAAACCCCAACGGGCGATACTGCGGCTGTGGCAGAAAAGGCTGCCTCGAAACCTATGTGTCTGCTACCGGTATCAAACGCACAGTGTTCAAGCTCCTGGCTGATTATACCTACAAAAGCGAACTGCGTGCTATTGCCTTCGATGATCTCACCGCCGAGTTCATTACCCAGGCAGCTATGCGCAAGGATCCTATTGCCATTGCTGCCTTTGAGTACACCGGCAGAATACTCGGCATCAAACTGGCCGACACCATGGTGCACACCAGCCCCGAAGCCATTTTCCTTTTTGGAGGACTGGTAAAGGCTGGAGACTACATCTTCAAACCAACGCTGGAGCACATGGAAAAAAACATGTTTCCTGTCTTCAAAAATAAATTAAAACTCATTCCATCTGGCCTTATGGATAAAAATGCGGCCGTGCTCGGCGCAGCAGCACTGGTATGGAAAGAGTTTGAAACGCCTTAA
- a CDS encoding aldo/keto reductase, which translates to MKHLNFRNGDQMPAIGLGTWKAAPGDVYKAVREAIKIGYRHFDCAHIYGNEDEIGTAFADAFKAGEIKREELWVTSKLWNNSHRKDQVEPALKVTLKNLQLDYLDLYLIHWPVALQEGIGFPASPADFIPIDQLPLTVTWSGMEAVAKQGLTKHIGVSNFNIKNLKVISEGATIIPEANQLELHPYLQQNELVDYCKKNEIVVTGYSPLGSSDRPARLIKESDPTLLENEVIKQIAATKNCSPAQVLLSWAVTRGTSAIPKSVNPKRLKENLESAAIELSTDDLKRIADLDLNFRYINGETWASPGSPYTLEYLWGK; encoded by the coding sequence ATGAAGCACTTAAATTTCAGGAATGGAGATCAAATGCCAGCCATTGGGCTGGGTACGTGGAAAGCAGCTCCAGGCGATGTTTACAAGGCAGTAAGAGAAGCTATTAAAATTGGCTACAGGCATTTTGACTGTGCCCATATTTACGGCAATGAAGATGAAATTGGAACAGCCTTCGCCGACGCTTTCAAAGCTGGTGAGATAAAACGAGAAGAGCTGTGGGTTACCTCCAAGCTGTGGAACAACAGCCACCGGAAAGATCAGGTAGAACCAGCGCTGAAAGTCACTCTCAAAAACCTACAACTCGACTACCTTGATCTTTATCTCATTCACTGGCCGGTGGCTCTGCAAGAAGGCATCGGTTTCCCTGCTTCACCAGCCGACTTTATTCCTATCGATCAACTTCCGCTGACAGTTACCTGGTCAGGCATGGAGGCTGTGGCCAAACAAGGCCTGACAAAACACATTGGCGTTTCCAATTTCAATATCAAAAACCTGAAGGTCATAAGCGAGGGAGCCACCATCATTCCTGAAGCCAACCAGCTGGAGTTACACCCCTACCTGCAACAAAATGAGCTGGTGGACTACTGCAAAAAAAATGAGATCGTTGTCACAGGCTACTCTCCTCTTGGCTCCTCCGACCGGCCAGCCAGATTGATTAAAGAAAGCGATCCTACCCTTTTGGAGAATGAAGTGATCAAGCAGATAGCAGCTACAAAAAACTGCTCGCCAGCACAAGTACTTCTTAGCTGGGCGGTGACAAGAGGAACTTCGGCCATTCCAAAGTCAGTGAACCCGAAGCGTTTGAAGGAAAACCTGGAGTCTGCCGCTATTGAGCTTTCTACGGACGACCTGAAAAGGATCGCAGACTTAGACCTGAATTTCCGATATATCAACGGAGAAACCTGGGCAAGCCCTGGGTCACCGTATACGCTGGAGTATTTGTGGGGTAAATAA
- a CDS encoding sugar phosphate isomerase/epimerase family protein has translation MNRKEFIKKSTGAIASAAILGSGAISPLSASPEKETLAKVSIKKSLKWGMVKEDLSIMDKFKMLKDLGYDGVELDSPNDLDKKQVLAARDKTGLVIPGVVNSVHWKSPLSHADPKVRQACADSMKTALQDCKDYGGTTVLLVAGVVNSEISYDDAYRRSQDEIRKMIPWAHETGVKIAIENVWNNFLLSPIEAARFIDELNDPMVGWYFDIGNVVRYGWPEQWIKVLNRRIMKLDVKEYSRKKQSDEGIWKGFDVELLEGDNNWPTVMRALESIDYKGGWMSAEVNGGDRKRLQQISELMDKIIAL, from the coding sequence ATGAACAGAAAAGAATTTATCAAGAAATCTACCGGAGCGATTGCTTCTGCAGCTATTCTGGGTTCAGGAGCCATCAGCCCTCTGTCTGCATCACCTGAAAAAGAAACCCTGGCAAAAGTCAGCATCAAAAAGAGCCTTAAGTGGGGCATGGTAAAGGAAGACCTGTCCATCATGGACAAATTCAAGATGCTGAAAGACCTTGGCTATGACGGTGTGGAGCTGGACAGTCCCAACGACCTTGACAAGAAACAAGTGCTTGCTGCCAGAGACAAAACCGGACTGGTAATTCCCGGCGTTGTCAATTCTGTTCACTGGAAAAGCCCTCTCTCCCATGCCGATCCCAAAGTTAGACAAGCATGTGCCGATTCGATGAAAACTGCCTTGCAAGATTGCAAAGACTACGGCGGCACCACGGTACTGCTTGTGGCAGGCGTAGTCAATAGCGAAATCAGCTACGACGATGCTTACCGCCGCTCCCAGGATGAGATCAGAAAGATGATTCCATGGGCGCATGAAACAGGTGTGAAGATTGCCATCGAAAATGTCTGGAATAACTTCCTGCTAAGCCCAATAGAAGCCGCCCGCTTTATTGACGAGCTGAACGACCCAATGGTAGGATGGTATTTCGACATTGGCAACGTGGTACGTTATGGCTGGCCTGAGCAGTGGATCAAAGTGCTGAATCGCCGCATTATGAAGCTGGACGTAAAAGAATACAGCCGGAAAAAGCAGAGTGATGAAGGCATATGGAAAGGCTTCGACGTGGAGCTGCTGGAAGGAGACAACAACTGGCCGACCGTCATGCGGGCATTGGAATCTATCGATTACAAAGGCGGTTGGATGAGTGCCGAAGTGAACGGCGGCGACAGAAAACGGCTGCAACAAATCAGCGAATTGATGGATAAAATCATTGCGCTGTAA
- a CDS encoding PadR family transcriptional regulator: MGNASLGEFEEVVLLTAAVLYPEAYGIAIKKEIEIRLKRGVSVGAMRVALSRMEKKGFLKSEFGEATSVRGGKRKRYFKVTPAGKRALEQVMESRQLLWESIPKMAFDFKIT; the protein is encoded by the coding sequence ATGGGAAATGCGAGTTTAGGAGAGTTTGAAGAGGTGGTTTTGCTGACAGCGGCGGTGCTGTACCCGGAAGCCTATGGGATTGCGATCAAAAAGGAGATAGAGATTCGGTTGAAGCGGGGTGTGAGCGTGGGAGCGATGCGGGTTGCGCTCAGCCGGATGGAAAAGAAAGGTTTTTTGAAATCAGAGTTCGGAGAAGCTACCAGCGTAAGGGGAGGGAAGAGGAAGCGCTATTTCAAAGTTACTCCTGCCGGCAAGCGGGCGCTTGAACAAGTCATGGAAAGTCGCCAACTGCTGTGGGAATCAATACCCAAAATGGCTTTTGATTTTAAAATCACTTGA
- a CDS encoding ABC transporter permease: MKSQKPHIAIRFLRLFCNPVLLEDVEGDVHELYEEHLELVGAGRAGLLVWLEVLKLFRPGIIRPLGGAYRLNNYGMFKNHLTSAWRNLLKRKRFSALNIMGLSIGMAACFIIFQYVKFELSYDRFIPDVDNVYRVTLGIEGSKSLGSGIYAVNHKPVWSAIKSDFPEIEQTSRILKITSWGLTDQRISYIPNEGDKREISLENSYAGDQGFIDIFDLQFVDGDPHSALAGIFNIVLSETVTNRLFGDEYAIGKTVKFSHYTFKVAGIFKDLPANSHLQIDCIGSIHSTETPQSLNDWSDVNYYTYVKVRPGTDVRMLERKLDSFVDKYLGEAMHANGITEHMNLQPVSDIHLHSHLLREAESNGSYQTVLFLSAVGILILVIAWINFINLSTSRAFERASEVGIRKVIGASRGTLIIQFFVESTLINAVALGLSLIWVQLSASAFNELIGNPVVTGLSTYEFWVVENNLSIFACILIVGSFLAGLYPALVLSSYLPIKVLKGKFQASGQKFGLRNTLVIFQFGISYALITGTIVMVSQLRYMQRQQLGFKTNEMLVVKAPLVYDSLMRVRVERFENILLTHPNITNFVASSDIPGHTSETISSIKRKEDTESEAILSPYIFTDDSFIPTYQIELLEGRNFHKDAPADKQKVLINEMAAHMLGYASNAEAIGSKIQMKLEGHADYEILGVFRNVNLQSLSQQVQPLVLCPFNESGWWQFKPDYFTISLNGDDVYQAAFSVRENFMEIFPDELYMEYFLDDHFNAQYERDKQVGKVFGIFSGLAILVACMGLLGLVYYVASTRTKEICIRKVLGASFGQILSLLGRQFITLVVVSFLVAIPVSWLLADNWLDNYAFRMQLHPWVFIVAGAAVLAIALLTVFWQSWKTAHANPVDSLRNE; this comes from the coding sequence TTGAAATCCCAGAAGCCACATATTGCCATCAGGTTTCTCCGGCTGTTTTGCAATCCAGTGCTGCTGGAAGATGTGGAGGGAGATGTACACGAACTTTATGAAGAACATCTTGAGCTGGTTGGTGCGGGAAGGGCAGGGTTACTCGTATGGCTTGAGGTTCTCAAATTATTCCGGCCGGGTATCATAAGGCCGTTGGGTGGTGCTTACAGACTAAACAATTACGGTATGTTCAAAAATCATCTCACCTCTGCCTGGCGCAACCTTTTGAAGCGTAAGCGTTTCTCTGCGCTCAACATCATGGGCCTTTCCATTGGCATGGCTGCCTGCTTCATCATTTTTCAGTATGTGAAGTTTGAGCTGAGCTACGATCGGTTTATTCCAGATGTGGATAATGTCTACAGAGTGACATTGGGAATTGAGGGATCCAAGTCACTGGGGTCAGGTATTTATGCGGTCAACCATAAACCTGTGTGGTCTGCTATCAAATCTGATTTTCCCGAGATAGAACAAACCAGTAGAATATTGAAGATTACTTCATGGGGTTTGACTGATCAGCGTATTAGTTACATACCGAATGAAGGAGATAAGCGAGAAATTTCACTGGAGAACTCGTACGCCGGAGATCAGGGGTTCATTGATATCTTTGACCTGCAGTTTGTTGATGGCGATCCCCACTCGGCTTTAGCAGGCATTTTTAACATTGTGCTGTCCGAAACGGTGACTAATCGACTTTTCGGCGATGAATATGCCATTGGAAAAACCGTTAAGTTCTCTCATTACACTTTCAAGGTCGCAGGTATTTTTAAAGACCTGCCGGCAAATAGTCACCTGCAGATCGATTGTATTGGAAGTATCCATTCTACGGAAACCCCACAGTCTCTCAACGATTGGAGTGATGTCAATTACTATACGTATGTGAAAGTACGTCCGGGGACTGACGTCAGAATGCTTGAACGTAAATTGGATTCTTTTGTCGATAAATATCTGGGCGAAGCGATGCATGCCAACGGCATCACCGAACACATGAACCTTCAACCTGTGTCTGATATTCACCTTCACAGCCATTTACTGAGAGAAGCTGAGTCAAACGGGAGTTATCAAACCGTTCTTTTTTTGTCTGCAGTAGGGATTTTGATTCTCGTAATTGCATGGATCAATTTTATTAACCTATCAACGTCCAGGGCCTTCGAAAGGGCCAGTGAGGTGGGGATTCGGAAAGTGATTGGAGCGAGTCGGGGTACACTGATCATTCAGTTTTTTGTGGAATCTACACTGATCAACGCTGTGGCTCTTGGGCTTTCACTAATTTGGGTTCAACTATCAGCATCGGCATTCAATGAGTTAATAGGAAATCCTGTAGTAACTGGTTTATCTACCTACGAATTCTGGGTCGTAGAAAATAACCTATCAATTTTTGCTTGCATTTTGATCGTAGGCAGTTTTTTGGCGGGTCTTTACCCGGCACTTGTCTTGTCATCCTACCTGCCGATCAAAGTGCTAAAAGGTAAGTTTCAAGCTTCTGGTCAAAAATTCGGTCTCAGAAACACCCTGGTAATTTTTCAGTTTGGAATTTCCTATGCCCTTATTACAGGCACGATAGTGATGGTCAGTCAGCTTAGATATATGCAGCGACAGCAGCTGGGATTTAAGACGAATGAGATGCTGGTGGTAAAAGCGCCACTTGTCTATGACTCCCTTATGAGAGTACGTGTCGAAAGGTTTGAAAATATTCTTCTGACGCATCCGAATATAACCAACTTTGTGGCTTCATCGGATATCCCCGGGCATACCAGCGAAACAATTTCATCCATTAAGAGAAAGGAAGACACTGAAAGTGAGGCGATACTTTCACCCTACATATTTACCGACGATTCTTTTATACCAACATATCAGATTGAACTTTTGGAAGGGCGGAATTTCCACAAAGACGCTCCTGCCGACAAACAAAAGGTTTTGATCAATGAAATGGCGGCGCATATGTTGGGTTACGCATCAAACGCTGAAGCCATAGGAAGTAAGATTCAAATGAAGTTAGAGGGACATGCAGACTATGAAATCTTAGGCGTTTTTAGAAATGTTAACCTTCAATCATTGTCTCAGCAAGTACAACCGCTGGTTCTCTGCCCCTTCAATGAATCAGGCTGGTGGCAGTTCAAACCAGACTATTTCACCATCAGTCTGAACGGCGACGATGTCTATCAGGCTGCATTCAGCGTCCGGGAAAATTTCATGGAAATATTTCCGGATGAACTGTACATGGAATATTTTCTGGATGATCATTTCAATGCGCAGTATGAGCGGGATAAACAGGTGGGGAAGGTGTTTGGTATTTTCTCTGGCCTGGCCATCCTGGTGGCATGCATGGGGCTGCTAGGGTTGGTGTATTATGTGGCTTCCACTCGCACAAAAGAGATATGCATCCGCAAAGTGCTGGGCGCTTCATTCGGCCAAATTTTGTCTTTGCTGGGCAGGCAGTTTATCACCCTGGTGGTGGTGTCATTTTTAGTAGCCATCCCTGTTAGCTGGCTATTAGCTGACAACTGGCTCGATAACTATGCTTTCCGCATGCAGCTCCATCCCTGGGTATTCATTGTTGCTGGTGCTGCCGTGTTGGCGATTGCGCTGCTGACTGTGTTCTGGCAAAGCTGGAAAACGGCCCATGCCAACCCGGTGGATAGTTTGAGGAATGAATAA
- a CDS encoding gamma-glutamyltransferase family protein — MKRVLFALLAYTFTFSVSAQVFNAYTPPTQKPPLHGKNWMAITGKPLAATAGAMTFQKGGNAVDAACAMIAATSTMWDVLSWGGETQAMIYNPNTKKVIAINALGVAPTGATPEYFKGKGLDYIPEYGPLAAVTPGTPGGIMVMLAEYGTMSLKEVLAPAMELAAGYPIEAQTANAIERGKSEIKKWPYSTKVFLTHPGEEREAPEAGEIFVQKDLLAMLTKLVETEQAALKKKKSRKEAIYAAYDRFYKGDIAKEIARGTQEQGGLITEQDLANWEVKIEEPMMVNYKGIDVYKLSQWTQGPALLQSLNMLENFDLKAMGYNSSKYIHTLYQVMSMAFSDRDFYYGDPYFGPEEPMKGILSKEYAKERVKQINWEMNDAKIGPGDPYPFEGKVNPYSELLKQKSQASLSAPDSYEDFMRGFLAGTTSVQTADKDGWVVSVTPSGGWIPACIAGNTGIGLSQRMQSFVLNEEEGPFNVVAPGKRPKVTLTPSMALKEGKPFLSFAVQGGDTQDQNLLQMFLNVVEFDMTIQEAVEAANINSYQVSSSFGNHESIPGSLLLRNDTPPWVQKELIRMGYKLRFDDRSSGPINAIYFDWKHGSFWGGSSNYGEDYGIGW; from the coding sequence ATGAAAAGGGTTCTATTTGCTTTGTTGGCGTACACATTTACTTTCAGTGTTAGTGCACAGGTATTTAATGCCTATACACCACCCACACAAAAGCCTCCTCTCCACGGGAAAAACTGGATGGCCATTACCGGCAAACCATTGGCCGCCACAGCCGGAGCCATGACTTTCCAGAAAGGTGGTAACGCCGTAGACGCAGCCTGTGCTATGATTGCAGCTACCAGCACGATGTGGGACGTGCTCAGTTGGGGTGGTGAAACCCAGGCCATGATCTACAACCCCAACACCAAAAAAGTAATCGCCATCAATGCGCTGGGCGTAGCCCCTACCGGTGCAACTCCGGAATATTTCAAAGGAAAAGGTTTAGACTACATTCCCGAATACGGGCCTCTGGCAGCCGTTACTCCGGGCACCCCCGGTGGCATTATGGTGATGCTGGCTGAATATGGCACCATGAGCCTGAAAGAGGTGCTAGCCCCCGCCATGGAGCTGGCAGCGGGCTACCCTATTGAGGCTCAAACTGCCAACGCTATTGAACGGGGTAAGAGTGAAATCAAAAAATGGCCGTATTCCACCAAAGTGTTCCTCACCCACCCCGGCGAAGAAAGAGAAGCACCTGAGGCCGGAGAAATCTTCGTTCAGAAAGACCTGCTGGCTATGCTCACCAAATTAGTGGAAACTGAGCAGGCTGCCCTTAAAAAGAAGAAAAGTCGTAAAGAGGCTATTTATGCCGCCTATGATCGTTTCTACAAAGGCGACATTGCCAAAGAAATTGCCCGGGGCACACAGGAACAGGGCGGATTGATTACCGAACAAGACCTCGCCAACTGGGAAGTGAAGATCGAAGAGCCTATGATGGTCAACTACAAGGGCATTGACGTGTACAAGCTTTCCCAGTGGACACAGGGGCCTGCCTTATTGCAGTCGCTCAATATGCTGGAGAACTTTGACCTGAAAGCGATGGGCTACAACTCGTCCAAATACATCCACACCTTGTATCAGGTCATGAGCATGGCATTTTCTGATCGTGACTTCTACTACGGCGACCCTTACTTTGGCCCCGAAGAGCCCATGAAAGGGATTCTTTCGAAAGAATATGCCAAAGAGCGTGTGAAGCAGATCAACTGGGAAATGAACGATGCTAAAATTGGCCCTGGTGATCCCTACCCTTTTGAAGGCAAAGTGAACCCCTACAGCGAGCTGCTGAAGCAAAAAAGTCAGGCCTCACTCTCCGCACCCGATTCATATGAAGATTTCATGAGAGGCTTTCTGGCTGGCACCACTTCTGTGCAAACAGCCGACAAAGACGGCTGGGTAGTGTCGGTCACGCCAAGTGGTGGGTGGATTCCAGCCTGTATTGCAGGCAATACTGGTATTGGTCTGAGTCAGCGCATGCAAAGCTTTGTGCTGAATGAAGAAGAAGGCCCTTTCAATGTGGTGGCGCCCGGCAAGCGACCTAAAGTTACCCTCACTCCTTCTATGGCATTGAAAGAGGGCAAGCCATTCCTTTCATTTGCCGTGCAGGGTGGAGACACGCAGGATCAGAACCTGCTGCAGATGTTCCTTAATGTGGTGGAATTCGACATGACTATTCAGGAAGCTGTTGAAGCCGCCAATATTAACAGCTACCAGGTGAGTAGCTCCTTTGGTAACCATGAGAGCATTCCGGGCTCCCTTTTGTTGAGAAACGACACACCACCCTGGGTACAAAAAGAGCTCATAAGAATGGGGTACAAACTGCGATTTGACGACCGCAGCTCCGGGCCTATTAACGCCATCTACTTCGACTGGAAACATGGCAGCTTCTGGGGCGGCTCAAGCAATTATGGAGAGGATTATGGGATTGGGTGGTGA
- a CDS encoding DUF2141 domain-containing protein — protein MLRLLFAMTFPVIVGSVELSAQNCKITVSGLRNDKGQVTMYVFDNAIGFPEERERASQVVSETISNKESVFVLQVTPGDYAVTFLHDENLDGEMQYSWIGMPTEGFGFSNDPRVKLSAPSFDACRFRVTKDGCALTVKAKYF, from the coding sequence ATGTTGCGATTGTTGTTTGCAATGACCTTTCCAGTTATCGTTGGCTCAGTCGAATTGTCGGCCCAGAATTGCAAAATTACTGTTTCAGGGCTGAGGAATGACAAGGGCCAGGTTACCATGTATGTTTTCGATAACGCTATCGGCTTTCCAGAAGAAAGGGAGAGAGCGAGTCAGGTGGTTTCTGAAACGATAAGCAATAAGGAGTCAGTCTTTGTGCTGCAGGTAACCCCAGGAGACTATGCAGTCACTTTCCTGCACGACGAGAACCTCGATGGCGAGATGCAGTATTCATGGATAGGTATGCCGACTGAGGGCTTTGGGTTCTCCAACGACCCAAGGGTAAAACTTTCTGCGCCGAGTTTTGATGCTTGCAGGTTTCGAGTGACAAAGGATGGCTGTGCCCTGACGGTGAAGGCAAAGTACTTCTAG